Part of the Pseudomonas abietaniphila genome is shown below.
GCTGCCTTCTCCGCCAGCATGTCACCCAGCAATGCCCGCCGCAGCGAGCCGCCACCATCGACCACCAGTACTTTGCCTTTGCCGTTCTGCTCGGCTTGCTCACGCACCAGCGAGTTGTCTTCGAAACACTTGAGGGTGACGATTTCGCCACCGAACGAATCGCGACCGCCAAAATTGCTGAACATCGGCTCGACCACCTGAACCAGCTCAGGGTAGGCGTCGCACAAATCCGGAGTGATGTAGTGCATGGGTAACTCCTGTCAGTGATTCGTTTCAAGGATGAACCTGCGGCTGGCAGGTTCGCGTGGCACGCATGTCAGACCATGACAAACGCCACAATGCTTCCTTATATAGAACAAAATACTGACCGACGAGTCTTGCTCACCTGCCGCACACCTTGGCCACTCGAACGGGTGTAGCTTAGCGCCACACGACGCCCATAGGAACGCTTATGGACGCGCAAGTCAGGAAGTTGCCACCCTATTCAGCGTTGATTCAGCATTTGACGGCGTGACCTGCCGGCTGAGCCAATCCGCCACCTTGGGCCACACCTGCGCCTGCGCGGACTTGCTGACCAGCATCTGGACATGACCGAACGCTTCGCTGAAGCCTTCCTGGCGCCCCAGGCACCAGAATTCTTTCTGCTCTGAACCGACTTGCTCGAACAACTCGCGACACGCCCATTCAGGGTCCTGATGATCGCCAGCTCCCGCCACACACAGCAGCGGCACCTGCACATGACGCAAGCCGGACCACCAGTCGTCTTTCTTGTCACCGAAGCGACCGAACAGGCCGTGCCAGCGCATGCTTTCAAGCAATATGCCCATCGGCTCGTCTTCAGGGCCTCGCTTGAAACGCGGTCCGGACACGTGTTCGAAGCGCTTGAGCAGCAACCTCGAACCCCACTGCAGTGGCGGCACCTTGAGCGGCCAGTACGTGCGCGAGACCTGACTGCCGAACAACGCCGCCGAAGCCACCTGCCCAGCGTCCAGGTAGTGACCGCCCAATGCCGCGGCGAGCGTTGTGCCGCCGAGAGAATGGCCGATCCAGTGCGGAATTTGCCCGGTCTGCTCACAGACGAACGCCGCGATGGCCGGCAGGTCGTAGCGCGCATAATCGGCGACACGGTTGTGCCGGTAGGCTTCATTACGCGCAGACAACCCGTGCCCACGC
Proteins encoded:
- the rraA gene encoding ribonuclease E activity regulator RraA, encoding MHYITPDLCDAYPELVQVVEPMFSNFGGRDSFGGEIVTLKCFEDNSLVREQAEQNGKGKVLVVDGGGSLRRALLGDMLAEKAAKNGWEGMVIYGCVRDVDVLAQTDLGVQALASHPLKTDKRGLGDLNVVVTFGGVTFRPGEYVYADNNGIIVSPSPLKMPD
- a CDS encoding alpha/beta fold hydrolase; the protein is MQSSSHLFPVALISAERRGDLVEDVYRLKPGNSMDFTVELAVTRLGRVTAPDVRGVPVILLHGSFSNRRFWYSPKGIGLGAFLARAGFDVWIPEMRGHGLSARNEAYRHNRVADYARYDLPAIAAFVCEQTGQIPHWIGHSLGGTTLAAALGGHYLDAGQVASAALFGSQVSRTYWPLKVPPLQWGSRLLLKRFEHVSGPRFKRGPEDEPMGILLESMRWHGLFGRFGDKKDDWWSGLRHVQVPLLCVAGAGDHQDPEWACRELFEQVGSEQKEFWCLGRQEGFSEAFGHVQMLVSKSAQAQVWPKVADWLSRQVTPSNAESTLNRVATS